The following are encoded in a window of Oncorhynchus mykiss isolate Arlee chromosome Y, USDA_OmykA_1.1, whole genome shotgun sequence genomic DNA:
- the mrps24 gene encoding 28S ribosomal protein S24, mitochondrial, with translation MAASLSCRGVKLSIALARVGTSICVNSGTRTLHVTAICCKNRAARIRVGKGDRPLTYEQALHPHHIGHRKGWLSQHTGNLQGEGGASDRTVEDMFVRRFIFGTFHNCLANEVVIKRRGNMLVVCALMLQKLPPQKLYFLIGYTETLLSHFYKCPVKMEVQTLADKAVYKYL, from the exons ATGGCTGCGTCTTTGAGCTGTCGGGGTGTGAAATTATCG ATCGCGCTTGCCAGAGTCGGAACTTCGATATGCGTCAACTCTGGAACACGAACACTTCATGTCACTGCAATATGCTGCAAG AATCGGGCAGCCCGTATCCGAGTGGGGAAAGGAGACCGACCACTGACCTACGAGCAagccctccacccccaccacatAGGCCACCGCAAAGGTTGGCTTTCCCAGCACACtg GCAACttacagggagagggaggagcatcCGATCGTACAGTAGAGGATATGTTTGTGCGGCGTTTCATCTTCGGCACCTTCCATAACTGCCTAGCCAATGAGGTTGTGATAAAGCGGCGAGGGAACATGCTGGTGGTGTGTGCCCTGATGTTGCAGAAACTCCCTCCTCAGAAGTTATACTTCCTAATTGGCTACACAGAGACGCTGCTCTCCCACTTCTACAAGTGTCCCGTCAAGATGGAGGTCCAGACCTTAGCGGACAAGGCTGTCTACAAGTACCTCTGA